The following proteins come from a genomic window of Kosakonia sp. SMBL-WEM22:
- a CDS encoding DUF6572 domain-containing protein, which yields MTLGISDHLDWGAFDEHLYMLQEKINTYLRFIESEEIYQSFPPAVHTTKKVIEIFFEYEPPSQAVLFLNHVTNILKELCIELKIRVDE from the coding sequence GTGACCCTTGGGATTTCTGATCATCTGGACTGGGGGGCATTTGATGAGCACCTGTATATGCTTCAGGAAAAAATAAACACATATCTGCGATTTATCGAATCGGAAGAAATCTATCAAAGTTTTCCACCTGCCGTTCATACGACAAAAAAGGTCATCGAAATTTTTTTCGAATATGAACCTCCATCTCAGGCAGTCCTTTTTTTAAACCATGTCACTAATATCCTGAAAGAGTTGTGCATTGAACTCAAAATAAGAGTGGATGAATAA
- the fhuE gene encoding ferric-rhodotorulic acid/ferric-coprogen receptor FhuE translates to MILNSRINRAKAPSGLIHTPFSLSLLALAMSAVMHPAMADEDTKEQEMIVYGDGNGSADSQQDYAVKTTRSGTKMLLIPRDVPQSLSVITRQRIQDQDLQTIDQVLTNTTGVSSQQIDSERSSYFSRGFEITNFAYDEIPTSMGDAWNFGDAQEDTAIYDRVEIVRGANGLMTGAGDPGATVNMVRKRADSKTFRGKVSTSYGSWSKQRYVGDISAPLNSDGTLRGRVVAGYQDQDSWLDRYGKRKKFLYGVIEGDVTEHTTASLGWDYQQTNTANPTWGGLPSLYSNGSRTRYDRNVNTSADWTGYAVESRKVFANLTQSWDNGWSVRFNGTHGEQTFSDTLLYVMGNPEVTTGEGASGWGSKDRGKRTLDSFDTYASGPFELLGRQHQLMAGASYSRQHNATFSKDGPMDSDRIGIFNNSWNGSVAEPEWGDWYQNADDIVRQKSAYMAARLSLADPLSLLVGARYTQYSSDGSSGDMRKYNTTPYGGLVYDINDSLSAYASYTSIFAPQTKRTKEGAWLSPATGKNYETGLKADWMDSRLTTNVAVFRIEQENAGEAISGEFVNGSTEQAYRATKGAVSKGAEFEVNGAVSDNLQLTFSATRYVVRDSDGRFNSFAPQTQLKLFSRYRVPELPDLTVGGGVNWQNRVYKDVTGPDGETQRLYQGSYPLVDLFAQYQLTKQLAVQANVRNLFDREYYSYLDDSAVYGEPRSVSVSVNYTF, encoded by the coding sequence ATGATTCTTAACAGCAGGATTAATCGCGCGAAAGCGCCATCAGGGTTAATTCATACTCCCTTCTCACTTTCACTGCTTGCACTGGCGATGTCCGCCGTCATGCACCCGGCAATGGCGGATGAGGATACGAAAGAACAAGAGATGATTGTCTACGGCGACGGGAACGGGAGCGCCGATTCGCAGCAGGATTATGCGGTAAAAACCACTCGTTCAGGCACCAAAATGCTGCTGATACCGCGTGACGTCCCCCAGTCCTTAAGCGTCATCACTCGCCAGCGCATTCAGGATCAAGACCTGCAAACAATCGATCAGGTATTAACCAACACCACCGGCGTTTCGTCGCAGCAGATTGATAGCGAACGTTCCAGCTACTTTTCCCGCGGCTTTGAAATCACCAATTTCGCCTACGATGAGATCCCCACATCAATGGGCGACGCGTGGAACTTTGGCGACGCGCAGGAAGATACCGCCATTTACGATCGTGTAGAGATTGTGCGCGGCGCAAACGGCCTGATGACCGGCGCTGGCGATCCGGGAGCAACGGTGAACATGGTGCGTAAACGTGCCGACAGTAAAACCTTCAGGGGCAAAGTCAGCACAAGCTACGGAAGCTGGAGCAAACAGCGCTATGTGGGCGACATCTCCGCGCCGCTCAATTCCGACGGTACCCTGCGCGGGCGCGTAGTGGCAGGTTATCAGGACCAGGACAGCTGGCTCGACAGATATGGCAAGCGCAAGAAATTTCTCTATGGCGTAATTGAAGGCGATGTAACGGAACACACTACGGCCTCACTGGGCTGGGATTATCAGCAAACAAACACCGCCAATCCGACCTGGGGCGGATTACCCAGCCTGTACAGTAACGGCAGCCGCACCCGTTACGATCGCAACGTCAATACCTCGGCGGACTGGACGGGATACGCCGTTGAATCGCGTAAAGTTTTCGCTAACCTCACCCAAAGCTGGGATAACGGCTGGTCGGTTCGTTTTAATGGAACCCACGGCGAGCAAACGTTCAGCGACACCCTGCTTTACGTGATGGGCAATCCGGAGGTTACCACCGGCGAAGGTGCTTCAGGCTGGGGAAGTAAGGATCGCGGCAAGCGCACCCTGGACTCCTTTGACACCTATGCCAGCGGGCCTTTCGAACTGCTCGGGCGTCAACATCAGCTGATGGCCGGGGCCAGCTATAGCCGTCAGCATAATGCCACCTTCAGTAAAGACGGGCCGATGGACAGCGATCGCATTGGAATCTTCAACAATAGCTGGAACGGGAGCGTGGCCGAGCCGGAATGGGGCGACTGGTATCAAAATGCGGATGATATCGTGCGGCAAAAATCGGCGTATATGGCGGCACGCCTGTCGCTGGCGGATCCGTTGTCACTGCTCGTTGGCGCACGTTATACCCAGTACAGCTCAGACGGCAGCAGCGGCGATATGCGTAAATATAACACCACGCCTTACGGCGGACTGGTGTATGACATAAACGACAGCCTTTCCGCTTACGCCAGCTATACCTCAATTTTTGCCCCGCAAACCAAACGCACAAAAGAGGGTGCATGGCTCTCACCCGCCACCGGTAAAAACTATGAAACCGGCCTGAAGGCAGACTGGATGGACAGTAGGCTGACCACCAACGTTGCCGTATTCCGCATCGAACAGGAGAATGCGGGAGAAGCCATCAGCGGGGAATTCGTTAATGGATCCACCGAACAGGCTTATCGCGCAACCAAAGGCGCAGTAAGCAAAGGGGCGGAGTTTGAGGTGAACGGTGCCGTTAGCGACAACCTGCAGCTTACCTTCAGCGCGACCCGCTACGTTGTCCGTGATTCAGATGGCCGCTTCAACAGCTTCGCGCCGCAGACACAGCTGAAGCTGTTCAGCCGCTACCGCGTCCCGGAGCTTCCGGATCTGACCGTAGGAGGCGGCGTGAACTGGCAGAATCGGGTGTACAAAGATGTTACTGGTCCGGACGGCGAGACGCAGCGCCTTTACCAGGGCAGCTATCCGCTCGTCGATTTGTTCGCGCAGTATCAGCTGACAAAACAGCTGGCGGTGCAGGCAAATGTCCGCAACCTGTTTGATCGCGAATACTACTCCTACCTCGATGACTCTGCCGTTTATGGCGAACCGCGTAGCGTCTCGGTAAGCGTGAACTACACATTCTGA